The region TCGACGGCAAGACGCTGATCCATCCCGATCAGATCGCGGCCGCCAACGGGATCTTCGCTCCGTCGGAGCACGAGATCGAGAGCGCACGGACGATCGTCGCAGCCTTCGAGCAGCCGGAGAACCGGGCCAGGGGCGCCATCAGCCTCGGCGGCCGCATGGTCGAGCGGCTTCATGCCGAGATGGCGCGGCGGACATTGGCGATGGCGGAGGCCATAGCGAAGCAAACCACATAGACGTCATCCCCTCTCTGGTGTCATTCCCGGCCGGAGCTTAGCGGTGGGGAAGGGAATCCATGACGTTGCGCTTGACCGTGGATCCCCTTCCCGCACTGCGTGCGCCGGGGATGACAGCGGAGCGCCTCGCTCAATCGGCCAATGGCCGCGCCTCTTCCGGCAGCATGATCGGGATGCCGTCGCGGATCGGGTAGGCGAGCTTGGCGCGGCGGCTGATCAGCTCCTGGCGGGCGGCGTCGTATTCGAGGGTTTCCTTGGTGAGCGGGCAGACGAGAAGCTCGAGGAGCTTGGGGTCGATCCGCGTCGCCTCCACGGGCTGGGGCGTTTCGGGCTGAGGGCTATCCGGAACCATTGCGGTCCTTTCTATTGCAGGGTCGAGTCGGAGCCGGCGCCGCCGCGGGCGAGCTCGATCTCGGTCAGGGCGATGAGCACCTCCGCCCGGCTCTTCAGGTCGGAGGCTTCGAGCAGCGCCTGCTTCTCGCGCACGCCGAAGGGGCTCATCATGCACAAGGCATTCACGAGAGCCTCGTTGGGGGCTTCCTCGATGCCGCGCCAATCGACCTTCACATGCACCGCGTTGACGAAGTCGCGCAGGGCCTTCACCACGCCGGCGCGGTTGACCGCGTTCTCGCCGGCGCGGGCGACGAAATCGTTGGCGAACGGCTCGAAGGCCACCCGGCACTGGCGGAACAGGTTCACCGCCGGCAGCTCCTCCTCGATGCGGAAGCGCGCGATGCCGATGAGCGTGATGAGATACCGCCCGTCGCCGGTCTCGGCGAACTGCGTGATGCGGCCGGCGCAGCCGATCCGGTAGAGTTTCGGCACGTTCGCCTGAGGGTCGTTGTCCGCGTCCGGCTGGACCATGCCGATGATGCGGTCGGTCTTCAGCGCCTCGTCGACCATCGCCAGATAGCGCGGCTCGAAGATGTTGAGCGGCATCTGCCCGCGTGGGAGGAGGAGGGCTCCGGGAAGCGGGAAGACGGGGACGACCGACGGGCAATCCTCCGGCCCTCGGTATACCGCGTTCATTC is a window of Microvirga lotononidis DNA encoding:
- a CDS encoding Trm112 family protein produces the protein MVPDSPQPETPQPVEATRIDPKLLELLVCPLTKETLEYDAARQELISRRAKLAYPIRDGIPIMLPEEARPLAD
- a CDS encoding LON peptidase substrate-binding domain-containing protein, with product MGMNAVYRGPEDCPSVVPVFPLPGALLLPRGQMPLNIFEPRYLAMVDEALKTDRIIGMVQPDADNDPQANVPKLYRIGCAGRITQFAETGDGRYLITLIGIARFRIEEELPAVNLFRQCRVAFEPFANDFVARAGENAVNRAGVVKALRDFVNAVHVKVDWRGIEEAPNEALVNALCMMSPFGVREKQALLEASDLKSRAEVLIALTEIELARGGAGSDSTLQ